From the genome of Acidobacteriota bacterium:
GCCGCCCACCATGTGCGGACGGAATCCGGAGGCTGCAGTGAGGTCTCGCCAAGCCCCGAGGCCTGACCGCCCCCAGCAACAATCACGGTCGCGTACCCGGCCTTCGAGTCGTCACGGCGGTGTGGTTGCCGACTCGCCTTCACCATCCCCTCCCGGCCGCCAGGCGACCCCAATGACGTACGGCAGATCAAGCCGCTCGCCGTCCCAGTTGGGGATCGACGTATTGGAGTCGATCTCGATGCCGTTCTCCGCGAGCTTCGCGTCCGTCGGCGCCAGCGGAACGCCAGTCCAAGGAGGAGCGGTGGGCACCGCGGGCAGAGGCGCGCCTCCCGGCTGCGTGAACTGCGGCTGACCCTCCGCATCGAGCGTGAGGCCGAAGCCCTCCTCGTGCACGGCGCGATGATGCCGCCTACAGAGCAGCACGAGGTTGTCCAGCTTCGTCGCGCCCCCGTCCGCCCAGTGCTCTACGTGATGAGCATCGCACCGTCGCGCCTCGCAGCCGGGGAATCGGCAGCGCTGGTCGCGTGACGCCAAGGCACGGCGCAGTGCGGGGGGAATCGTCCGGGTCTTGCGGCCGACGTCCAGGACGTTGCCCTCGGCGTCGTGCCGCATGACCACCTTGCCGGCATCGCAGGCAATCCGCCGCGACGTTTCCGCGGAAACGCGGATGCCGCCCGCTTCCTCCAGGGCAGCCTGTCCGGCGCCGGGCGAAGCACCCGAGCAGGCGCTTCCGTCACGTCCACCCACCTCCGTCTGCGTTTCCGCGGAAACGTCGTCCTTCAGGGTTTCCGGGTCGACGTGCACGACCACCTGGTAGCGGTCGCCCGCCGTCCCCGCGTCGAGCTTTG
Proteins encoded in this window:
- a CDS encoding DUF222 domain-containing protein, whose product is MNTSTTSEIHQFPSPDELRRNREERDRLENEIAELSARIDAAVYELLVRIRRFDELGGWSGATSYPQWLSWRANLAPGTAREYVRVAHALADLPKTSDALRRGQISYSKVRAITRVATAATEDRLLHLARQATAADLERIVRAWRLCDRQHEGREDAKRRRNQGLSIYPDVDGMFVVRGLLTPEVGAVVRRAIEAASEQLYQEAKDAEPKNVEAESPACRRADALGLVAESALAAKLDAGTAGDRYQVVVHVDPETLKDDVSAETQTEVGGRDGSACSGASPGAGQAALEEAGGIRVSAETSRRIACDAGKVVMRHDAEGNVLDVGRKTRTIPPALRRALASRDQRCRFPGCEARRCDAHHVEHWADGGATKLDNLVLLCRRHHRAVHEEGFGLTLDAEGQPQFTQPGGAPLPAVPTAPPWTGVPLAPTDAKLAENGIEIDSNTSIPNWDGERLDLPYVIGVAWRPGGDGEGESATTPP